Proteins encoded in a region of the Photobacterium profundum SS9 genome:
- the pgm gene encoding phosphoglucomutase (alpha-D-glucose-1,6-bisphosphate-dependent), with protein sequence MAIHPRAGQRAQQEDMHNIPALVANYFLIEPSASNPQQHVAFGTSGHRGTADKGTFNQHHIWAIAQAVAEVRAEKGVTGPLFLGKDTHALSEPAFTSTLEVLVANNVKVVIQEDNGYTPTPGVSHAILCHNLANADKADGIVITPSHNPPQDGGIKYNPVHGGPAEGELTSAIEKRANEIIAKGLVDVKRVAIEVARASDLVVEKELVAPYVDDLVNVVDMAAIQKANLKIGVDPLGGSGIEYWRQIGQHYGLDLTLINESIDPSFRFMSLDKDGAIRMDCSSPYAMAGLLAHKDNYDLAFGNDPDYDRHGIVTPAGLMNPNHFLAVCIDYLYRHRPEWSQSVAVGKTLVSSALIDRVVADLGRDLCEVPVGFKWFVDGLYSGELGFGGEESAGASFLRMNGTPWSTDKDGILLCLLAAEITAVTGKNPQQYYEELAAKHGASEYNRLQAVANAEQKSVLSKLSADMVAVETLAGDAITARLTHAPSNGAAIGGLKVTTENGWFAARPSGTEDIYKIYCESFKGKEHLSLIEKEAQEIVSKVFADAGL encoded by the coding sequence ATGGCGATCCATCCTCGCGCTGGGCAACGCGCTCAGCAAGAAGATATGCATAATATTCCTGCATTAGTTGCAAACTACTTTTTGATTGAGCCTAGTGCTTCAAATCCACAGCAGCACGTTGCTTTTGGCACGTCCGGTCATCGTGGAACGGCTGATAAAGGGACGTTTAACCAGCATCATATTTGGGCTATTGCTCAAGCTGTTGCTGAAGTACGTGCTGAAAAAGGTGTAACGGGTCCACTTTTCTTAGGTAAAGACACTCACGCTTTATCTGAACCAGCTTTTACCTCTACATTGGAAGTCTTGGTTGCGAATAATGTAAAAGTGGTTATCCAAGAAGATAATGGCTATACCCCAACGCCGGGTGTATCTCATGCCATTCTTTGCCATAACTTGGCAAATGCTGATAAAGCTGATGGTATCGTGATTACGCCTTCTCATAACCCACCGCAAGATGGTGGCATCAAGTACAACCCTGTACATGGTGGCCCTGCTGAAGGTGAGCTGACATCTGCAATCGAAAAGCGCGCAAATGAAATTATTGCTAAGGGCTTAGTTGATGTTAAGCGTGTAGCGATTGAAGTGGCACGTGCTAGCGATTTAGTGGTAGAAAAAGAGCTTGTAGCACCTTATGTTGACGACTTAGTGAATGTTGTTGATATGGCTGCGATTCAAAAAGCGAATCTTAAGATTGGTGTTGATCCTTTAGGTGGCTCTGGTATTGAATACTGGCGTCAGATTGGTCAACATTATGGTCTCGATTTAACATTGATCAACGAATCAATTGATCCGTCATTCCGTTTTATGTCACTCGACAAAGATGGCGCGATCCGAATGGATTGTTCTTCTCCATATGCAATGGCTGGTCTTCTTGCGCATAAAGATAACTACGATTTAGCGTTTGGTAATGATCCTGATTATGATCGTCATGGTATCGTTACGCCTGCAGGTTTGATGAATCCTAACCATTTCTTGGCTGTGTGTATTGATTATTTATACCGTCACCGCCCAGAGTGGAGCCAAAGTGTGGCTGTTGGTAAAACATTGGTTTCTAGTGCATTGATCGACCGTGTGGTTGCTGATTTAGGTCGTGATTTATGCGAAGTACCTGTTGGCTTTAAATGGTTTGTTGATGGTCTATATTCTGGTGAATTAGGCTTTGGTGGTGAAGAAAGTGCAGGGGCATCGTTCCTTCGCATGAATGGCACACCATGGTCGACAGATAAAGATGGCATTCTTTTATGTTTACTTGCGGCAGAGATTACCGCGGTAACCGGTAAAAACCCACAGCAGTATTATGAAGAGTTAGCTGCTAAGCATGGCGCTTCTGAGTACAACCGATTACAAGCTGTTGCAAATGCCGAACAAAAGTCGGTACTGAGCAAGCTATCTGCTGATATGGTTGCTGTTGAAACATTAGCTGGCGATGCCATTACTGCGCGACTAACTCATGCTCCTAGTAACGGTGCAGCAATTGGTGGTCTTAAAGTAACAACAGAGAACGGTTGGTTTGCTGCTCGCCCATCAGGTACTGAAGATATTTACAAGATTTACTGTGAAAGCTTTAAAGGTAAAGAACATCTAAGCCTTATTGAAAAAGAAGCACAAGAAATTGTAAGTAAAGTCTTTGCTGATGCTGGCTTATAA
- a CDS encoding DUF1853 family protein translates to MPFTANSTTRAKQFRRDISAVLSCPTLTLGVNYQIDNEWLEELHKHASIPSYEAYNGNQRLGFYYQWLWLKIINVHSNYELIAEEIQLQWDNQTVGAIDFLVRNKKNNELEHWEVAIKFYLEHQGNWIGPNAQDQLDRKINRMGRHQLELSHHNAYRTQYNSIYGQPAVKRLIMQGRLFNHDTVTNHQSSIEINPNSLTGKWCFQAEAKTMSSNGIQLRELNKQHWISPPAYEELTAILDTASLVRPTQAISPDNQIWFVVPNEWPLHKKTP, encoded by the coding sequence ATGCCATTTACAGCCAACAGCACAACCAGAGCAAAGCAATTCAGGCGTGATATCTCTGCTGTATTATCATGCCCCACCCTAACCCTTGGCGTTAATTATCAAATAGATAATGAATGGCTAGAGGAACTCCATAAACACGCATCTATTCCCAGCTATGAGGCTTATAACGGCAATCAGCGGCTTGGCTTCTATTATCAATGGTTGTGGTTAAAGATTATTAATGTTCATTCAAATTATGAATTAATCGCTGAAGAAATACAGCTACAATGGGATAATCAAACCGTTGGCGCGATTGATTTTCTTGTGAGAAATAAGAAAAATAATGAGCTGGAACATTGGGAAGTCGCGATAAAATTCTATCTTGAACATCAAGGTAATTGGATTGGACCTAATGCCCAAGATCAATTAGACAGAAAAATTAATCGAATGGGCAGGCATCAACTTGAATTAAGCCATCATAATGCTTATCGCACTCAATACAATTCGATTTATGGACAACCAGCGGTAAAGCGTCTTATTATGCAAGGACGATTATTCAATCACGATACAGTAACAAATCATCAATCTAGCATTGAAATTAACCCTAATAGCCTTACAGGAAAATGGTGCTTTCAAGCAGAGGCTAAAACAATGTCTAGCAATGGTATACAGCTAAGAGAACTCAATAAGCAACATTGGATATCGCCCCCCGCTTACGAAGAGTTAACAGCAATATTAGATACCGCTTCGTTAGTACGCCCAACACAGGCTATTTCACCTGATAATCAAATTTGGTTTGTCGTACCCAATGAATGGCCATTGCATAAAAAAACGCCCTAG
- a CDS encoding DUF2517 family protein: MYKPFSLFKIILRRFFVVLAGLLSLPVVVFLPISTRSRIYSYLHRYWLKTSNKPVWLKQTEHGAKELY; encoded by the coding sequence ATGTATAAACCATTTTCGCTTTTTAAGATTATTCTTCGCCGCTTTTTTGTTGTACTTGCCGGACTTTTATCTCTTCCAGTCGTGGTTTTCTTACCTATATCTACACGTTCTCGGATCTATAGTTATTTACATCGCTATTGGCTTAAAACCAGTAATAAACCTGTTTGGTTAAAACAGACCGAACATGGCGCGAAAGAGCTTTATTGA
- a CDS encoding Nif3-like dinuclear metal center hexameric protein — protein MNNLKLEAALNELLSPHLIKDYCPNGLQVEGKTQVKKIITGVTACQALIERAIEEKADALLVHHGFFWKGEPAEIRGMKFRRIKALIENGINLYAYHLPLDVHPELGNNAKLAQMLELEVIGGLEDGNPRSVAMYGQLDKAITGAELASRLSIGLHREPLHIGDNAPTDIKTVGWCTGGGQDYIDLAAQKGLDAFISGEISERTVHTARELGIHYFAAGHHATERYGVKALGEWLAQEHQFDVTFIDIDNPV, from the coding sequence ATGAATAACCTGAAACTGGAAGCGGCATTAAACGAATTGCTCAGCCCTCATTTAATCAAAGATTATTGCCCGAACGGCCTTCAGGTTGAAGGTAAGACTCAGGTCAAAAAAATCATAACAGGTGTAACAGCATGCCAAGCCCTAATAGAGCGTGCTATTGAAGAAAAAGCGGATGCATTATTAGTTCACCACGGCTTTTTTTGGAAAGGTGAACCCGCTGAAATCCGAGGTATGAAATTTCGTCGTATTAAAGCGCTTATTGAAAATGGTATTAATCTTTATGCTTATCATTTGCCGCTAGATGTGCATCCAGAATTGGGTAATAACGCTAAACTGGCACAAATGCTTGAACTGGAAGTGATTGGTGGATTAGAAGATGGCAATCCCCGATCGGTGGCGATGTACGGACAACTCGACAAAGCGATAACGGGCGCTGAATTAGCGTCTCGACTTTCTATCGGGTTACATCGTGAGCCTTTGCATATTGGTGACAATGCACCGACTGACATTAAAACGGTGGGTTGGTGCACTGGCGGTGGACAAGATTATATTGATCTAGCGGCACAAAAAGGGCTTGATGCTTTTATTTCGGGTGAGATTTCTGAGCGGACGGTTCACACTGCGCGTGAGTTAGGCATTCATTATTTTGCGGCTGGGCACCATGCCACTGAGCGTTATGGTGTAAAGGCGTTAGGTGAATGGTTAGCGCAAGAGCATCAATTCGATGTGACGTTTATCGATATTGATAATCCGGTTTAG
- a CDS encoding citrate synthase produces MADKKATLHIEGKAPIELPILGGSQGPDVIDVRKLGASGYFTFDPGFLATASCESQITYIDGDKGILLHRGYPIDQLANNADYLEVCYVLLYGEVPTRAQYEFFRTTVTRHTMVHEQIASFFHGFRRDAHPMAVMCGVVGALAAFYHDSLDINNDSHREITAFRLLSKMPTLASMCYKYSIGQPFIFPRNDLDYAENFLHMMFATPCEEYDVSPVIARAMDKIFTLHADHEQNASTSTVRLAGSSGANPFACIAAGIASLWGPAHGGANEACLKMLEEIGSVDKIAEYIERAKDKDDPFRLMGFGHRVYKNYDPRATVMREACHEVLEELNIQDPLLDIAMELERIALSDPYFIDKKLYPNVDFYSGLILKAIGIPISMFTVIFAMSRTVGWIAHWSEMHGDPDNRIGRPRQLYTGKLQREFKPLHERE; encoded by the coding sequence ATGGCGGATAAGAAAGCGACTCTTCATATTGAAGGGAAAGCCCCAATCGAACTACCAATTCTTGGGGGCTCTCAGGGGCCAGATGTAATTGATGTGCGTAAACTTGGCGCTAGCGGTTACTTTACATTTGATCCTGGTTTTCTAGCCACAGCATCATGTGAATCTCAAATTACTTACATTGATGGCGACAAAGGTATCCTGTTACACCGTGGCTACCCTATCGACCAATTAGCCAATAACGCTGACTACTTAGAAGTATGTTACGTATTGTTATATGGTGAAGTGCCAACCCGAGCTCAGTACGAATTTTTCCGTACTACAGTGACTCGTCACACAATGGTTCATGAACAAATTGCTAGCTTCTTCCACGGTTTCCGTCGAGATGCTCACCCTATGGCAGTTATGTGTGGTGTGGTTGGAGCACTTGCAGCGTTTTACCATGATTCGTTAGATATCAACAATGATAGCCACCGTGAAATCACGGCATTCCGTTTGCTATCAAAAATGCCGACACTTGCTTCAATGTGTTACAAATACTCAATTGGACAACCATTCATCTTCCCTCGCAACGATCTAGATTATGCAGAAAACTTCCTGCATATGATGTTTGCGACTCCGTGTGAAGAGTATGATGTTAGCCCAGTTATTGCGCGTGCAATGGATAAGATCTTCACCTTGCATGCCGATCACGAACAAAATGCTTCAACATCGACTGTACGTTTAGCTGGCTCTTCAGGCGCTAACCCGTTTGCATGTATTGCAGCTGGTATTGCGTCACTTTGGGGACCTGCACATGGCGGGGCAAATGAAGCCTGCTTGAAAATGCTAGAAGAAATTGGCAGCGTTGATAAAATTGCAGAATATATAGAACGTGCAAAAGACAAAGATGACCCGTTCCGTCTTATGGGCTTTGGTCACCGCGTTTACAAAAACTATGACCCACGTGCGACAGTAATGCGTGAAGCATGTCATGAAGTATTAGAAGAGCTTAATATCCAAGACCCACTGCTTGATATAGCAATGGAACTGGAACGTATCGCACTTTCTGACCCGTACTTTATTGACAAGAAACTGTACCCGAATGTCGATTTCTACTCAGGTCTAATCTTGAAAGCTATTGGTATTCCAATTTCAATGTTTACGGTTATTTTCGCCATGTCTCGGACTGTTGGTTGGATTGCACACTGGAGCGAAATGCACGGTGACCCTGATAATCGCATCGGTCGTCCTCGTCAGCTTTACACTGGTAAACTACAACGCGAATTTAAACCTCTTCATGAAAGAGAGTAA
- the sdhC gene encoding succinate dehydrogenase cytochrome b556 subunit, producing the protein MKVKKPRPVNLDLQTIRFPLPAIASILHRVSGVITFVSVAILLWLLSISLSSPEGFASAASIADSFFVKFILWGVLTALFYHIVVGVRHLLMDMGYFEEMETGIASTKVSFVIVAVLSVFAGGLVW; encoded by the coding sequence GTGAAAGTTAAAAAGCCAAGACCTGTCAATCTTGATCTACAGACGATTCGCTTCCCCTTACCTGCGATTGCGTCAATCCTACACCGCGTATCCGGCGTTATTACGTTCGTTTCTGTTGCTATCTTACTCTGGTTACTGAGTATTTCTTTATCTTCCCCTGAAGGTTTTGCAAGTGCAGCCAGCATTGCTGACAGTTTTTTTGTGAAATTTATATTATGGGGTGTGTTAACAGCATTGTTCTATCACATTGTGGTAGGTGTTCGTCACCTATTAATGGATATGGGATATTTTGAAGAAATGGAAACAGGCATTGCAAGCACGAAAGTGAGCTTTGTCATTGTTGCTGTTCTTTCTGTATTTGCTGGAGGCCTAGTATGGTAA
- the sdhD gene encoding succinate dehydrogenase, hydrophobic membrane anchor protein has product MVNNVSTVGRNGIHDFILIRATAIILTLYTIYMVGFFAFGPDLSFETWTAFWGQLSTKVFTMLALVSILVHAWIGLWQVLTDYIKCAALRAGIQFGVVVVLFVYLFSGFFIVWGV; this is encoded by the coding sequence ATGGTAAACAATGTATCCACAGTCGGCCGTAATGGTATCCACGATTTTATCTTGATTCGCGCAACCGCAATCATTCTAACCCTTTACACCATTTATATGGTCGGTTTTTTCGCTTTTGGTCCTGACCTTAGTTTTGAAACTTGGACTGCCTTTTGGGGGCAACTAAGTACTAAGGTTTTCACTATGTTGGCATTAGTCTCGATTCTTGTTCACGCCTGGATTGGTTTGTGGCAGGTTTTGACCGATTACATTAAATGTGCTGCTTTGCGAGCAGGCATTCAGTTTGGTGTTGTAGTCGTACTTTTTGTTTACCTATTTTCAGGTTTCTTCATTGTGTGGGGTGTGTAA
- the sdhA gene encoding succinate dehydrogenase flavoprotein subunit, whose protein sequence is MSIAVREFDAVVIGAGGAGMRAALQISEQGLSCALLSKVFPTRSHTVSAQGGITVALGNSHPDNWQWHMYDTVKGSDYIGDQNAIEYMCQNGPKSVIELEKMGLPFSRFEDGSIYQRPFGGQSKAFGGEQAARTAAAADRTGHALLHTLYQQNIKHKTTIFSEWYALDLVKNQDGAILGCTAICMETGETCYFKAKATILATGGAGRIYASTTNAFINTGDGVGMALRAGVPMQDIEMWQFHPTGIAGAGVLVTEGCRGEGGYLLNKDGERFMERYAPNAKDLAGRDVVARSMMIEIREGRGCDGPWGPHLKLKLDHLGKDVLESRLPGICELSRTFAHIDPVKEPIPVIPTCHYMMGGVPTQVSGQALKQNSAGQDEEVQGLFACGEIASVSVHGANRLGGNSLLDLVVFGRATGLHLGETLSAQSEARPASESDIEASLARVNRWNSTQKGEDPVQIRKDLQSCMQNNFSVFREGEAMATGLEELKAIRERLKDARLDDTSTEFNTQRIECLELDNLMETAYATAVAANFRTESRGAHARFDFPERDDENWLCHSIYNPETEQMSKRAVNMKPLTREAFPPKARTY, encoded by the coding sequence GTGAGCATTGCAGTTCGTGAGTTTGATGCCGTAGTTATCGGTGCTGGTGGTGCAGGTATGCGCGCAGCACTACAAATTTCTGAACAAGGCCTTAGCTGTGCTTTGTTGTCTAAAGTCTTCCCTACACGTTCTCATACTGTGTCAGCGCAGGGTGGTATTACCGTTGCTCTTGGTAATTCACATCCCGATAATTGGCAATGGCATATGTACGACACAGTAAAAGGTTCTGATTACATTGGTGATCAGAATGCTATTGAATACATGTGTCAGAACGGACCTAAATCTGTAATCGAACTTGAAAAGATGGGTCTTCCTTTTTCTCGTTTTGAAGATGGTTCGATTTACCAGCGTCCTTTTGGCGGTCAATCAAAAGCATTTGGTGGCGAACAAGCGGCACGTACAGCGGCTGCGGCTGACCGTACGGGTCACGCACTTCTACATACCCTGTACCAACAGAATATCAAGCATAAAACAACCATCTTTTCTGAGTGGTATGCACTTGATTTAGTTAAAAATCAAGATGGTGCAATCCTTGGCTGTACTGCAATTTGTATGGAAACTGGCGAAACTTGTTACTTTAAAGCGAAGGCGACAATTTTAGCGACTGGTGGTGCTGGTCGTATTTATGCATCAACAACGAATGCATTTATTAATACAGGCGATGGTGTTGGTATGGCACTTCGTGCTGGTGTACCAATGCAAGACATCGAAATGTGGCAATTCCACCCTACGGGTATTGCTGGCGCTGGTGTTTTAGTGACGGAAGGTTGCCGTGGTGAAGGTGGTTACTTACTTAACAAAGACGGCGAACGTTTCATGGAACGCTATGCCCCTAATGCGAAAGACCTTGCTGGTCGAGACGTTGTTGCGCGTTCAATGATGATCGAAATTCGTGAAGGGCGTGGTTGTGATGGCCCATGGGGTCCACACCTTAAGCTTAAATTGGATCACCTTGGTAAAGATGTACTTGAGTCTCGTCTTCCTGGTATTTGTGAATTGTCGCGTACATTCGCACATATCGATCCAGTGAAAGAACCCATTCCAGTCATCCCAACATGTCACTACATGATGGGTGGTGTACCTACGCAAGTTTCTGGTCAAGCGCTTAAACAAAACAGTGCAGGTCAGGATGAGGAAGTACAAGGTCTATTTGCTTGTGGTGAAATTGCATCTGTATCGGTACACGGTGCAAACCGTTTAGGTGGCAACTCACTGCTTGATTTAGTTGTATTTGGTCGTGCGACAGGCTTACACCTAGGTGAAACGCTGTCAGCACAATCTGAAGCTCGCCCTGCAAGTGAATCTGATATTGAAGCATCTTTAGCACGTGTAAATCGTTGGAACAGTACGCAAAAAGGTGAAGACCCCGTTCAAATTCGTAAAGATTTACAGTCTTGTATGCAAAATAACTTCTCGGTATTCCGTGAAGGTGAGGCAATGGCGACAGGCCTAGAAGAACTTAAAGCTATCCGTGAGCGTCTGAAAGATGCACGTCTAGATGATACGTCGACTGAGTTCAACACTCAGCGTATTGAATGTTTAGAGCTTGATAACTTAATGGAAACTGCATACGCGACAGCCGTTGCTGCGAATTTCCGAACAGAAAGTCGTGGTGCACATGCTCGTTTCGACTTCCCTGAGCGTGATGATGAGAATTGGCTATGTCACTCAATTTACAACCCTGAGACAGAGCAAATGTCGAAGCGTGCTGTAAATATGAAACCGCTAACTCGCGAAGCGTTCCCGCCAAAAGCGCGTACTTACTAG
- a CDS encoding succinate dehydrogenase iron-sulfur subunit — translation MKLNFSIYRYNPDIDNAPHMKGYTLDVPEGSDMMVLDALILLKEQDPTLAFRRSCREGVCGSDGVNMNGTNGLACITPLSALITDKTIVIRPLPGLPVIRDLIIDMEQFYVNYAKVKPYLIDDGALPPARENLQSPEDRAHLDGLYDCIMCACCSTSCPSFWWNPDKFIGPAGLLAAYRWLIDSRDTATDERLSDLDDAFSVFRCHGIMNCVNVCPKGLNPTKAIGHIKSMLLKRAV, via the coding sequence ATGAAACTGAATTTTTCAATTTATCGTTATAATCCAGACATTGATAATGCGCCGCACATGAAAGGTTATACCCTTGATGTGCCAGAAGGCTCTGACATGATGGTTCTTGACGCGTTAATTTTGCTGAAAGAACAAGATCCGACACTGGCTTTCCGTCGCTCATGTCGTGAAGGCGTGTGTGGTTCTGATGGTGTAAACATGAATGGCACGAATGGCCTTGCTTGTATTACTCCTTTGTCTGCACTAATCACTGATAAAACTATCGTGATTCGTCCATTGCCGGGCTTGCCTGTTATCCGTGATTTGATCATTGATATGGAACAGTTTTACGTAAACTACGCGAAAGTGAAACCGTATCTTATTGATGATGGTGCACTACCACCTGCGCGTGAAAACCTGCAGTCGCCAGAAGATCGTGCCCATCTTGACGGTTTATACGATTGTATTATGTGTGCTTGTTGTTCGACATCTTGTCCATCTTTCTGGTGGAATCCAGATAAATTCATCGGACCAGCTGGTCTGTTAGCGGCGTACAGATGGCTAATCGATAGCCGAGATACTGCAACAGATGAACGATTGTCTGATCTAGACGACGCTTTTAGCGTTTTTCGTTGCCATGGCATCATGAACTGTGTAAATGTTTGTCCTAAGGGATTAAATCCAACCAAAGCAATTGGTCACATTAAATCAATGCTGCTTAAACGAGCGGTATAA